The Candidatus Neomarinimicrobiota bacterium genome segment GCTGCCTACGAACAGGATAAGAAGCAGCCAGAGAATGACGTGCATCCTCTCCCTTAATATGTGCATCATACCCATTCTATTGTCACCTCGGCATCGATGTCTCGAGTACCAGTGGAGAAAAAATGCTGCGCAATTTAGTGAGTTTCTCTACCTTTTGCAATCGAGGAACAGAGATCCAGGCAGATTCAACCCGTCATGCTGAAAGACGCGAAAAATCCGTACCGTCTACTGGAGCAGCTGCGGAATGAGGTGGTTTCATGCAGCCGTTGCCCCCGGTTGGTGACATTCCGCCAGCGGATTTCGAAAGAGAAGCGATCGCAATTCAAAGATTGGGAATACTGGGGTAAGCCGGTGCCCGGTTTCGGGAATGCGGACTCAAGATTAATTCTGGTGGGGCTTGCCCCTGCCGCACACGGGGGAAATCGCACTGGACGAGTATTTACGGGGGACAAATCGGGAGATTTTCTCGTGAGATGTCTTTACGATGTGGGTCTGGCCAATCAACCCGATTCCAACTCCGTGGAAGACGGACTGGAACTCAAATCCATATATCTGACGCCGGTTCTGAAATGTGCACCTCCCGGAGATAAACCCACATCCGAGGAACTGCGCAACTGTTTTCAATTCTTTAGCTCGGAAATTGAATTGCTCTCATCAGCCCGGTGCGTCATCGCTTTCGGCCGGCTGGCATTTGATGGTTGCATCAGGTGGTGGAAGACAAAGATAGAGATGAAGTCGAAAGATTTTCCGTTTGGACACGGCAAGTTCTATGACCTGCCGGGAAAGATCACACTAGTAGCGTCCTACCATCCCAGTCCAAGAAATGTGAACACGGGCCGCCTGACGTACCCCATGATGCTTCGCCTGCTGGAAAAGGTGAAACTCCTGGTTCCGAATATTTGAATGATCCAGGGCTCTTTGTCTAACCCGCCGCGGCCCGGATGTCGCTGAGCTCTGGAGACCACCCTTGCCTCATGGGTTTGATACGTATCCTGGCATCCACTGCCTTCACCCCCTCACCGGGTGCCAGCACCTTCAGGGGATTGATGTCCATCTCAGCAATTTCGGGCACCGCCTCGACGAGGGCGGAGACTCTCAAAAGTGTTTCCCTTACCGCCGGAATGTCACCCTGAGGGAATGAACGATAACCGTGTAGGAGTCTTGCCGATTTGATCTCTTCGATCATTTCCGCAGCATCCAGATCTGTCAGAGGATGAATACGGAAAGCGACGTCTCCCATCAGCTCCACGTATACGCCTCCAAGACCGAACACGATGAGAGGACCGAACGATGGATCTTCCGTCATCCCGATAAGAATTTCGTGGCCTCCAGGTACCATCTCCTGGATGAGGACTCCTTCGCTGTCGTTAACAGTTGACATCAAATGCTTGTGTTTGGATCGAATCGATTCTTCGCTCCTGACATCAAGCGCTACCCCTCCAACATCGGACTTATGCAAAGACGTGGGGGAGACAACTTTCATGGCCACGGGACCACCCAGCTTCTTCGCTGCTTCTACTGCTTGATCCTCTGTCGCGGCTACCACTGATTTCGGAACTGGAATTCCGAAAGAAGCGAACAGTCTTTCCACCTCATCCGGCTGAAGCCATCCGCCTTCCTCACCGAGACGGCTGAGAATC includes the following:
- a CDS encoding uracil-DNA glycosylase; translated protein: MLKDAKNPYRLLEQLRNEVVSCSRCPRLVTFRQRISKEKRSQFKDWEYWGKPVPGFGNADSRLILVGLAPAAHGGNRTGRVFTGDKSGDFLVRCLYDVGLANQPDSNSVEDGLELKSIYLTPVLKCAPPGDKPTSEELRNCFQFFSSEIELLSSARCVIAFGRLAFDGCIRWWKTKIEMKSKDFPFGHGKFYDLPGKITLVASYHPSPRNVNTGRLTYPMMLRLLEKVKLLVPNI